A genomic window from Nosocomiicoccus massiliensis includes:
- a CDS encoding LamB/YcsF family protein — protein MTLTIDLNADLGESFGNYTIGNDDKIIPLISSANVACGFHASDPKVMLETVKLIKESGAGLGAHPGFPDKEGFGRRYMDCTDEEIYSMVLYQLSALDGIARTVGVEMNHVKPHGALYNATFTDKNLARVIAQAVKDFNPNLKLMGLSENNLVKAGEEIGLQVVHEVFLDRAYENDGTLVSRRKEGAMITDSKLAVERGIRMLTEGKVEAIDGTDIDIKADSICVHGDGEKALQFLREIKSALEAKGIEIQTM, from the coding sequence ATGACACTAACAATTGATTTAAATGCAGACTTAGGCGAAAGTTTCGGGAACTATACAATCGGAAATGATGACAAAATTATTCCTCTTATTTCGTCAGCAAACGTCGCATGTGGTTTTCACGCGAGCGACCCTAAAGTAATGTTAGAAACAGTTAAACTCATTAAAGAATCAGGCGCAGGGCTCGGAGCTCATCCAGGATTCCCAGACAAAGAAGGATTCGGACGTAGGTATATGGACTGTACAGATGAAGAAATTTATAGTATGGTATTGTATCAACTTTCTGCGCTAGACGGTATTGCGAGAACAGTCGGAGTTGAAATGAATCACGTCAAACCACACGGTGCATTATATAACGCAACGTTTACAGATAAAAACCTCGCCCGCGTAATCGCACAAGCAGTCAAAGACTTTAATCCAAATTTAAAGTTAATGGGGCTATCGGAAAACAACCTCGTAAAAGCTGGAGAAGAAATAGGTTTACAAGTGGTACATGAAGTGTTTTTAGATCGTGCGTATGAAAACGACGGTACACTTGTCTCTAGACGTAAAGAGGGTGCGATGATTACAGATAGTAAACTAGCAGTTGAACGCGGGATTAGAATGCTTACTGAAGGTAAAGTAGAAGCAATAGACGGCACAGACATAGACATTAAAGCAGATAGTATTTGTGTACACGGTGATGGTGAAAAAGCACTACAATTTTTAAGAGAAATTAAATCTGCACTTGAAGCAAAAGGAATTGAAATACAAACGATGTAA
- a CDS encoding acetyl-CoA carboxylase biotin carboxylase subunit, which translates to MRKVLIANRGEIAVRIIRTLKEMNMTSVAVYSTADKNSLHVAIANEAYAIGGPKSIDSYLNIDAILTAAELSGADAIHPGYGFLSESAEFARRVEEAGLIFIGPTADMMEKMGNKSMARETMASVGVPVIPGSDGIIDSADDVKEIAKVHNYPLVIKAVSGGGGKGMRFAYSDKDVDKLYYDAKNEAKNAFNDDRLYVEKFIEKARHIEVQVIGDGKGDAVHLYERDCSIQRNNQKLLEEAPAAILSDEERKYIIETTRDAMKQLKYRGAGTVEYLYVEEEKKFYFIEMNTRVQVEHTITEEVTGKDIIKAQIMVAYDGEIGFTQDDVSLNGHAIEARINAEDPMHQFRPSPGKIEELHFGLGRNVRIDSHLYTGYTIPPYYDSMVAKLIVKDDDRDSALTKLKLVIGETVIEPIKTNLDFQFFLLSHHKVIANDYDIKFIYEENIIDTE; encoded by the coding sequence ATGAGAAAAGTATTAATTGCAAACCGCGGAGAGATTGCGGTACGTATCATTCGTACGTTAAAAGAAATGAACATGACGAGTGTTGCGGTATATTCTACAGCTGACAAAAACTCGCTCCACGTGGCGATTGCGAACGAAGCATATGCAATTGGTGGACCAAAAAGTATCGATAGTTATTTAAACATCGATGCGATTTTAACTGCAGCTGAATTATCTGGAGCCGACGCGATACATCCAGGTTATGGATTTTTATCAGAATCAGCGGAGTTTGCGAGACGCGTCGAAGAAGCGGGACTGATTTTTATTGGACCAACTGCAGATATGATGGAAAAAATGGGTAACAAATCGATGGCGCGTGAAACGATGGCGAGTGTTGGAGTACCTGTAATCCCAGGAAGTGACGGGATCATCGACTCTGCTGACGACGTAAAAGAGATTGCGAAAGTCCATAACTACCCACTCGTCATAAAAGCTGTGTCAGGTGGCGGCGGTAAAGGGATGCGTTTTGCGTATAGTGACAAAGACGTAGACAAACTATATTATGACGCTAAAAACGAAGCGAAAAATGCGTTTAATGATGACAGACTATACGTAGAAAAGTTTATCGAGAAAGCACGACATATCGAAGTTCAAGTCATTGGTGATGGTAAAGGTGATGCGGTTCACTTATATGAGAGGGACTGTTCAATTCAGCGTAACAACCAAAAGCTGTTAGAAGAAGCACCCGCTGCTATTTTATCTGACGAAGAACGTAAATACATTATAGAAACGACACGTGACGCGATGAAACAGTTAAAATATCGCGGTGCTGGAACGGTCGAGTACTTATATGTTGAAGAAGAAAAGAAATTTTACTTTATTGAAATGAATACACGTGTGCAAGTCGAACATACAATTACAGAAGAAGTGACAGGTAAAGACATTATTAAAGCACAAATCATGGTCGCTTATGACGGTGAAATAGGTTTTACTCAAGACGACGTGAGTTTAAATGGTCACGCAATTGAAGCACGTATTAACGCTGAAGATCCGATGCACCAATTTAGACCGTCTCCTGGTAAAATCGAAGAGCTGCACTTCGGGCTTGGGCGTAATGTGCGAATTGACTCACATTTATACACGGGGTATACGATACCTCCGTATTACGACTCGATGGTCGCAAAACTCATCGTAAAAGATGATGACCGTGACTCTGCACTTACAAAACTCAAACTTGTCATCGGAGAAACAGTCATTGAGCCGATTAAAACGAACTTAGACTTTCAATTTTTCTTACTGTCACATCACAAAGTAATTGCGAATGATTATGATATCAAATTTATTTACGAAGAAAATATTATCGATACGGAGTGA
- a CDS encoding acetyl-CoA carboxylase biotin carboxyl carrier protein, which translates to MDINTVKELIKLLNDENLSVLKIESDDIKVHLERDTNVSKESSQKVVTNTPVERKETNTPADPSKYVEITAPQIGTFYTKKDEHSSENFIEVGDRIEVGDQIGYIEAMKMFNDLKSDVSGIVREIVVHNGEDVEYGDVLVRVEPEGN; encoded by the coding sequence ATGGATATCAATACAGTAAAAGAACTGATTAAACTATTGAACGATGAGAATTTATCGGTTTTAAAAATAGAAAGTGATGATATTAAAGTACACCTTGAACGTGATACGAATGTGTCAAAAGAAAGTAGTCAGAAAGTTGTAACGAACACGCCTGTCGAACGTAAAGAAACAAACACACCAGCAGACCCTTCGAAATATGTAGAAATTACAGCACCTCAGATCGGTACATTCTATACAAAGAAAGATGAGCACAGCAGTGAAAACTTCATAGAGGTTGGCGACCGAATTGAAGTGGGTGACCAAATTGGTTACATTGAAGCGATGAAAATGTTTAACGATTTAAAATCAGACGTCTCTGGAATTGTTAGAGAAATCGTCGTACACAATGGAGAAGATGTAGAGTACGGAGATGTACTCGTCCGAGTAGAACCGGAGGGTAATTAG
- a CDS encoding biotin-dependent carboxyltransferase family protein, whose product MTIKIIHPGMYTTIQDRGRYGYESLGFSPAGAMDYESYYLANQLIGNDLNTPVLEMTLKGAKFQVTSNVTIGTAGADMPLLINDEEYRVGAAIDLVKGDIVEFGYARHGVRTYVAFLGGFDIDEELGSYSTHSRSKIGGFQGRELQPFDVLYINGGLARHGYKVVTKELDTSNVIRVVKGQQYDRFDEENLDHFFHSEYTVSKESDRMGYRLDGESVEATSHDIISETILFGSIQVPKNGKPIILLSDRQTAGGYTKIATVAKVDIQKIAQKKPGDKIQFKLITIEEATELYKEQLRAIHNKEFIGTTKEFNNVRRPVSQRIHTLIGGKA is encoded by the coding sequence ATGACAATTAAAATTATTCATCCTGGAATGTATACTACAATACAAGATAGAGGGCGTTATGGATATGAGTCACTCGGTTTTTCACCAGCTGGTGCGATGGATTATGAGAGTTATTATTTAGCAAACCAGTTGATCGGTAACGACTTAAACACGCCTGTCTTAGAGATGACATTAAAAGGCGCGAAGTTTCAAGTGACGAGCAACGTGACAATTGGAACGGCTGGAGCAGATATGCCGCTACTCATAAACGATGAAGAATATAGAGTCGGAGCAGCGATTGATTTAGTAAAAGGCGATATCGTTGAATTTGGATACGCGCGTCACGGTGTGCGTACATATGTCGCATTTTTAGGTGGATTTGATATCGATGAAGAGCTTGGGAGTTATTCTACTCATTCGAGAAGTAAAATTGGTGGGTTCCAAGGTAGAGAACTTCAACCGTTTGACGTCTTATATATAAACGGTGGGCTCGCGCGACATGGTTATAAAGTAGTAACGAAAGAGCTCGACACGTCAAACGTAATTCGTGTAGTTAAGGGACAACAATATGACCGCTTCGATGAGGAAAACTTAGATCACTTTTTCCATAGCGAATATACAGTATCAAAAGAAAGTGACCGAATGGGATATCGTTTAGATGGTGAATCTGTTGAAGCGACGAGTCACGATATTATTAGCGAAACGATACTGTTCGGGAGTATTCAGGTGCCTAAAAACGGAAAGCCAATTATATTGCTTTCAGACCGACAAACAGCGGGCGGTTATACAAAAATTGCGACCGTTGCGAAAGTCGACATTCAAAAAATCGCACAAAAGAAACCTGGAGATAAAATACAATTTAAACTCATCACGATAGAAGAAGCGACTGAGCTGTATAAAGAACAGTTACGCGCGATTCATAATAAAGAGTTTATCGGAACGACAAAAGAGTTTAATAACGTAAGACGCCCAGTTTCACAGCGTATTCATACATTAATTGGAGGTAAAGCGTGA
- the pxpB gene encoding 5-oxoprolinase subunit PxpB, with translation MDIKQFSEDSLTIYLGDTVDVETNQKLMILKSIIESWNFHGIYEIVPSYTSLTIHYNLLETDVTKLKEKLGEVDTALLDISELSYKVVEIPVCYGGDYGPDVERFVTDEFTEDDLIHLHAGREYHIFMLGFMPGFPFLGGLDEKLYKERLDNPRTKIPGGSVGIGGEQTGVYPFDSPGGWNIIGRTPVPLYDNNRSEPILYEAGDRIVFRSISEEEYDTIVEAYNNGVYKAKVTKRGSNNDN, from the coding sequence ATGGATATTAAGCAATTTTCCGAGGATTCTTTAACGATTTACCTCGGTGACACAGTGGATGTTGAGACGAATCAAAAGTTGATGATTTTAAAATCGATAATTGAGTCTTGGAATTTTCATGGCATTTATGAAATTGTACCGTCTTATACGTCGCTTACGATTCATTATAACTTATTAGAAACTGATGTGACAAAGTTAAAAGAGAAGCTAGGTGAAGTGGATACGGCTCTACTTGACATTTCTGAATTGTCTTATAAAGTTGTCGAGATACCAGTATGTTACGGCGGAGACTATGGGCCAGACGTCGAACGTTTTGTAACGGATGAGTTTACAGAAGACGATTTAATACATCTTCATGCAGGTAGAGAGTATCATATTTTTATGCTCGGATTTATGCCAGGATTTCCGTTTCTCGGTGGGTTAGATGAAAAACTATATAAAGAACGTTTAGACAACCCACGCACAAAAATCCCTGGAGGATCTGTAGGGATTGGTGGAGAGCAAACGGGTGTGTATCCGTTTGATAGTCCAGGTGGTTGGAATATTATCGGTCGTACGCCAGTCCCGTTATACGATAATAATCGAAGTGAACCGATACTGTATGAAGCAGGAGACCGTATTGTGTTCCGTTCAATTTCTGAAGAAGAATATGACACGATTGTCGAGGCATATAATAACGGTGTTTATAAAGCAAAAGTGACGAAGCGAGGTAGTAATAATGACAATTAA
- a CDS encoding Txe/YoeB family addiction module toxin gives MTKLLITFSTDAFEDYKEWQIQDRKTLKKINQLIKSIERDGVLEGIGKPEKLKGNLSGWYSRRITQEHRLVYKIDKGSIMIASCKYHYK, from the coding sequence ATGACTAAACTACTCATTACATTTTCAACTGATGCTTTTGAAGACTATAAAGAGTGGCAAATACAAGATAGAAAAACTTTGAAAAAAATTAACCAACTCATCAAAAGTATTGAGAGAGATGGAGTACTTGAAGGTATCGGAAAACCAGAAAAATTAAAAGGAAATTTAAGTGGCTGGTATAGTAGGAGAATTACACAGGAACATAGACTTGTATATAAGATTGATAAAGGATCAATTATGATTGCTTCATGTAAATATCATTATAAATAA
- a CDS encoding type II toxin-antitoxin system Phd/YefM family antitoxin — protein sequence MSVETYSNARKNFRQLINQVNENSEVITITTNEHNAVLMSEDDYNSIMETFYLQKNPYNNEHLKRSISQLENDEVVKVNIDD from the coding sequence ATGAGTGTAGAAACATATTCAAATGCAAGAAAAAATTTCAGACAACTAATTAATCAGGTAAATGAAAATAGCGAAGTGATAACAATCACAACAAATGAACATAATGCTGTTTTGATGTCTGAAGATGATTATAATTCTATTATGGAAACTTTTTATTTACAAAAAAATCCATACAATAACGAGCACTTAAAACGTTCAATTTCACAATTAGAAAATGATGAAGTAGTTAAGGTTAATATTGATGACTAA
- a CDS encoding M15 family metallopeptidase yields the protein MKKMIGLSVLTIFLVGCTGNNGIINKDDHKVTSTPAETNEQVEEEVVEETPLVTEENVFTEGTIEQLVNPAYALSETYEPSDLVLVDLLSTQETYLRSEAYEALKELFEAANEEGLQLYAVSGYRSYAMQETLYNNYVYQHGQEEADRFSAKPGTSEHQTGLVMDVSSESAWFGLSESFEATPEGEFVKNNAHKYGFVVRYLKGKEDITGYMYEPWHIRYFGKELAQELYDSGLTYEEYLENNNISLTPVSQAK from the coding sequence ATGAAAAAAATGATTGGACTTTCAGTGCTTACGATATTTTTAGTCGGATGTACTGGAAACAACGGCATTATTAATAAAGACGATCACAAAGTAACTTCAACGCCTGCTGAAACAAATGAGCAGGTAGAAGAAGAAGTTGTCGAAGAGACACCACTTGTAACGGAAGAAAATGTGTTTACAGAAGGTACGATCGAACAACTCGTAAACCCAGCGTATGCATTATCTGAAACATATGAACCGTCTGACTTAGTACTCGTTGACTTACTGAGCACGCAAGAGACATATTTAAGAAGTGAAGCATATGAGGCACTAAAAGAACTATTTGAAGCTGCAAATGAAGAAGGTCTACAACTTTATGCAGTGTCTGGATATCGATCATATGCAATGCAAGAAACGCTTTACAATAACTATGTATATCAACATGGACAAGAAGAAGCCGATCGATTTAGTGCAAAGCCAGGGACAAGTGAACACCAAACAGGACTTGTGATGGACGTCAGTAGTGAAAGTGCGTGGTTTGGTTTATCAGAAAGCTTTGAAGCAACACCAGAAGGTGAGTTTGTAAAAAACAACGCACATAAATATGGATTTGTCGTTCGTTATTTAAAAGGTAAAGAAGATATTACGGGGTATATGTATGAACCGTGGCATATACGTTACTTTGGTAAAGAACTCGCACAAGAATTATACGATAGCGGGTTAACATACGAAGAATATCTAGAAAATAACAATATATCGTTAACACCAGTGAGTCAAGCAAAGTAA
- a CDS encoding SDR family NAD(P)-dependent oxidoreductase: protein MFDLTKKIALVTGGANGIGKGISTMLQKAGAFVIIADLDKENGEKVAKELNGEFYDLDVTDLDGIEKTVDSIVESHGKIDILASNTGIFPQKFIEDMSEADYDKVLDVNLKSSVFVSKAVLKHMKKANYGRVIFTSSVTGPITGYPGWAHYGASKAAQLGFMRSAALEYAKYGVTVNSVQPGNVLTEGLKAQGEEYLEGTKSIIPMHELGKPEDIGAAVAFFASDEAGYITGQSIVVDGGQILPEEPDGIL, encoded by the coding sequence ATGTTTGATTTAACGAAAAAAATTGCACTTGTTACAGGTGGCGCAAACGGAATTGGTAAAGGGATTTCGACGATGCTTCAAAAAGCTGGAGCATTCGTTATTATTGCAGATTTAGACAAAGAAAACGGTGAAAAAGTCGCAAAAGAATTAAACGGAGAATTTTACGATCTTGATGTGACAGATCTCGATGGTATCGAAAAAACTGTCGATAGTATTGTTGAATCTCACGGAAAAATCGACATCCTCGCTTCAAATACAGGGATATTCCCTCAAAAATTCATTGAAGACATGTCTGAAGCAGATTACGACAAAGTACTTGACGTTAACTTAAAATCATCTGTCTTTGTAAGTAAAGCTGTGTTAAAGCATATGAAAAAGGCGAATTACGGCCGTGTTATCTTTACATCTTCAGTAACAGGACCAATCACTGGATATCCAGGGTGGGCACATTACGGTGCGTCAAAAGCAGCACAACTTGGATTTATGAGAAGTGCAGCGTTAGAGTATGCAAAGTACGGTGTAACAGTAAACAGTGTGCAACCAGGTAACGTATTAACAGAAGGGTTAAAAGCACAAGGTGAGGAATATTTAGAAGGTACAAAATCTATCATTCCGATGCATGAATTAGGAAAGCCCGAGGATATTGGTGCAGCAGTTGCATTCTTTGCATCTGACGAAGCGGGTTATATTACAGGACAAAGTATCGTCGTCGATGGTGGACAGATTTTACCAGAAGAGCCAGACGGTATTTTATAG
- a CDS encoding cysteine hydrolase family protein, which yields MSKEALLIVDMSNDFVDLDGPLNVGEAGPAITPYIRDLADEFLKDGKYVVISMDDHAPDDAHFDSWPVHNVTGTKGQELYGPLKEWYDENKDNDHIIYSMKENYNAFFNTGLDEVLRERDVDTVHICGVATDICVFLTASGADANGFKTVIHKRGVATFTDQQESSLEHMKRCFHSEIVE from the coding sequence GTGAGTAAAGAAGCTTTATTGATTGTTGATATGAGTAACGACTTTGTAGATTTAGACGGGCCATTAAACGTTGGAGAAGCTGGACCTGCCATTACGCCTTATATACGAGATTTAGCGGACGAATTTTTAAAAGACGGTAAGTATGTAGTGATTTCTATGGATGACCATGCGCCGGATGATGCGCACTTTGATTCTTGGCCAGTGCATAACGTAACAGGAACAAAAGGACAAGAGTTATATGGACCACTTAAAGAATGGTACGATGAAAACAAAGATAATGATCACATTATTTATTCAATGAAAGAAAACTATAATGCATTTTTTAACACTGGTTTAGATGAAGTGTTACGTGAGCGTGACGTTGATACGGTACACATTTGTGGTGTTGCAACGGATATTTGTGTATTTTTAACAGCGTCAGGCGCAGATGCGAATGGCTTTAAAACAGTCATCCATAAACGTGGAGTTGCGACGTTTACGGATCAACAAGAGTCGAGTCTAGAACATATGAAACGTTGCTTCCATTCAGAAATTGTAGAATAA
- a CDS encoding polysaccharide deacetylase family protein, which yields MKKILYMLLLSFLILSACTSKEDTQEHTEKVPEQTDDNTETIVEEETEPEEDENDHDESEEDTETEIVEEDEEIAREYYIDHETYRVLPIEEGTNTQVALLTFDDAPADYALDIAYILKEYDAPAIFFVNGMFLNSERGKNVLKEIYNLGFEIGNHTQNHPDLSKLSYEAVNEEIISTNNLIEEITGEKPRFFRAPFGINTEASEQILKNEGMQSMNWTYGYDATPGYLDKDILEYKMVHSEYLDHGANLLMHDRQWTRDALPKILEGLRYKGYEFVNPKKLEVRP from the coding sequence ATGAAGAAAATTCTTTATATGTTACTACTATCTTTCCTTATTTTATCTGCATGTACATCAAAAGAAGACACTCAAGAACATACAGAAAAAGTACCCGAACAAACTGATGACAACACTGAAACAATTGTTGAAGAGGAAACTGAACCTGAAGAAGACGAAAATGATCATGATGAGAGTGAAGAAGACACTGAAACTGAAATTGTAGAAGAAGATGAAGAAATAGCGAGAGAGTATTATATAGATCACGAAACGTATAGAGTCCTTCCAATCGAAGAAGGTACTAACACACAAGTTGCGTTACTCACGTTTGATGATGCACCCGCAGATTATGCGCTAGACATCGCATATATATTAAAAGAGTACGACGCACCTGCAATCTTTTTTGTAAACGGAATGTTTTTAAACTCGGAGCGCGGTAAAAATGTGTTAAAAGAAATTTATAATTTAGGTTTTGAAATTGGAAACCACACACAAAATCACCCAGACTTATCAAAATTATCTTATGAAGCAGTAAACGAAGAAATTATATCAACAAATAATCTCATCGAAGAAATTACCGGAGAAAAACCGAGATTCTTCCGCGCTCCTTTTGGTATTAATACAGAAGCTTCTGAACAAATTTTAAAAAATGAAGGTATGCAGTCCATGAACTGGACGTATGGATACGATGCAACTCCTGGATACCTCGACAAAGACATTCTCGAATATAAGATGGTACATTCAGAATACCTCGATCACGGAGCAAACTTACTTATGCACGACCGTCAATGGACGAGAGACGCACTCCCAAAAATACTTGAAGGCCTGAGATATAAAGGCTATGAGTTTGTAAATCCAAAAAAATTAGAAGTTAGACCGTAA
- a CDS encoding M42 family metallopeptidase, with translation MFNQTDTLQFLEDLLNINSPTGYTKQAIDFLRTEIEKLGVKTSTTHKGNLIAYIEGEDTSVTRALSGHVDTLGLMVRSINSDGTLNLTKLGGPLTPTLDGEYCDIITRSGHVYTGTILSTSPSIHVFKDASKKDREIDNLVVKMDERVASKEDVERKLGIQNGDIVAYDPKTVVTSSGFVKSRFLDDKASVALLVSLIKAIKAEDVKPKTNLQFIFTAYEEVGHGASYLPEEITELLAVDMGCIGEDLECTEYDVSICAKDSSGPYDYEMVSSLIEYAKEEELDYAVDIYPMYGSDASAALSGGANIKAALIGPGVANSHGMERTHVDALLNTYKLLVKYVEN, from the coding sequence ATGTTTAATCAAACAGATACTTTACAGTTTTTAGAAGACTTACTTAATATCAATAGTCCAACAGGATATACGAAACAAGCGATAGATTTCTTAAGAACTGAAATAGAAAAACTCGGTGTAAAAACTTCGACGACACATAAAGGGAATTTAATTGCGTATATCGAGGGAGAAGATACGTCAGTGACGCGTGCATTATCTGGACACGTGGACACACTTGGTTTGATGGTACGCTCTATTAATAGTGACGGTACGTTAAATTTAACAAAACTTGGAGGTCCTCTGACACCAACATTAGACGGAGAATACTGTGACATTATTACGAGAAGCGGTCATGTATATACGGGTACGATACTATCGACGTCACCATCGATTCACGTATTTAAAGACGCATCGAAAAAAGACAGAGAAATCGATAACTTAGTCGTAAAGATGGACGAACGTGTCGCGTCAAAAGAAGATGTTGAACGTAAACTTGGTATTCAAAACGGTGATATCGTCGCGTATGATCCGAAAACTGTAGTGACATCATCTGGTTTTGTTAAGTCGAGATTTTTAGATGATAAAGCATCTGTAGCGTTATTAGTAAGTCTCATTAAAGCAATTAAAGCAGAAGACGTTAAACCGAAAACAAACTTACAGTTTATATTCACAGCGTACGAAGAAGTCGGTCACGGCGCGTCGTATTTACCTGAAGAAATTACAGAGTTACTTGCGGTAGATATGGGCTGTATTGGAGAAGACCTCGAATGTACCGAATACGACGTCAGTATTTGTGCAAAAGACTCATCAGGTCCGTATGATTACGAAATGGTTTCGAGTTTAATAGAATACGCAAAAGAAGAGGAACTCGACTACGCTGTAGATATTTACCCAATGTACGGCAGTGATGCGAGTGCAGCACTGAGTGGTGGCGCAAATATTAAGGCCGCGTTAATTGGACCAGGTGTTGCAAACAGTCACGGCATGGAACGTACGCACGTCGACGCGTTACTAAACACGTATAAATTACTCGTGAAATACGTAGAAAACTAA